A single window of Intrasporangium calvum DSM 43043 DNA harbors:
- a CDS encoding ABC transporter ATP-binding protein encodes MTTGLTRAYQHSLNSSAVPSGQPALEVKDIGLRFGGVHALADVGFTVTQGHIHAVIGPNGAGKSSLLNCVSGLYHPQHGSIVLHTGVEGTSHELTKLPPYKIARLGVARSFQNIELFSGLTVLENLMLGRHIHMSKSVLASLVWLGPARRQEIAHRALVEEVIDLLSLQPFRHKSVGSLAYGIQKRVELGRALCLQPALLLLDEPMAGMNAEEKEDMARYILDVHELAGVTVILIEHDMAVVMDISNRVSVLDFGRLIADGTPDEVKANPKVVEAYLGAEEH; translated from the coding sequence GTGACCACCGGTCTCACCAGGGCGTACCAGCACTCGCTGAACTCCTCGGCCGTCCCGTCCGGCCAACCCGCACTCGAGGTCAAGGACATCGGCCTCCGGTTCGGCGGCGTCCACGCCCTCGCCGACGTCGGCTTCACCGTCACGCAGGGGCACATCCACGCCGTCATCGGCCCCAACGGTGCGGGCAAGTCGAGCCTGCTCAACTGCGTCAGCGGGCTCTACCACCCCCAGCACGGGAGCATCGTCCTCCACACCGGAGTCGAGGGCACCTCGCACGAGCTGACCAAGCTCCCGCCCTACAAGATCGCCCGGCTCGGCGTGGCCCGGTCCTTCCAGAACATCGAGCTCTTCTCCGGGCTCACCGTCCTCGAGAACCTCATGCTCGGCCGGCACATCCACATGAGCAAGAGCGTCCTCGCCTCCCTCGTCTGGCTCGGGCCCGCGCGCCGCCAGGAGATCGCCCACCGCGCGCTCGTCGAGGAGGTCATCGACCTGCTCTCGCTCCAGCCCTTCCGGCACAAGTCAGTGGGGTCGCTCGCCTACGGCATCCAGAAACGCGTCGAGCTCGGCCGGGCCCTGTGCCTCCAGCCCGCACTGCTCCTCCTCGACGAGCCGATGGCCGGCATGAACGCCGAGGAGAAGGAGGACATGGCCCGCTACATCCTCGACGTCCACGAGCTCGCCGGCGTCACCGTCATCCTCATCGAGCACGACATGGCCGTCGTCATGGACATCTCCAACCGGGTCAGCGTCCTCGACTTCGGCCGGCTCATCGCCGACGGCACCCCGGACGAGGTCAAGGCCAACCCCAAGGTCGTCGAGGCCTACCTCGGGGCGGAGGAGCACTGA
- a CDS encoding AMP-binding protein has product MSTEKTPYAADLAPSEPSGSRGASPAAYGTASGDTFPRLLAGLAAQRPNDTALQEKRYGIWQPLTWAQYNKRVRDFAHGLAALGVERGQIVAVLGDNRPEWLIAELAAQSLGASVVGVYPTSIGEELHHILTHSRARVVIAEDQEQVDKLIRLRSEAADLPMETVVYYDPHGLEAYTDEFLTDFTAVEAQGREWGDEHPGWLDEQIASGRPEDVAVICTTSGTTSRPKLAELSHANLLAMAEHLTTIDPIGARDRYVSFLPFAWIGEQMLAVACGLSRGLTLSFPEDSATQKTDLREIGPNVMFSPPRIWESMLSEVQVRIDEAGWLKRKVFGWGYAIGDRVAEQRIHGKAKAIDPLYWLADQVALRPVRDQLGLARIDHAYTGGAPLGPDVFRFFHAIGVNLKQIYGQTEICGIAVVHRDDDIAFASVGTPIPGTEIRITDEGEILLRSASVFRGYHRNPEATAEAVDADGWLHTGDAGFLDEQGHLVVIDRAKDVLTTSDGTRFSSAFIENKLKFSPYVEEAVTFPTDHGMTAMITIDPMTTGSWAEHERLSYTTYTDLAGKQEVRDLIAEEVLRANEDLPESIRIKRFVLLHKQFDPDDDEITRTRKVRRNVIAERYADIINGLAGGSDDVTIRSLVTYQDGSQVERNLVLKIVDMSTFRAPEGRGRRPVWSGRR; this is encoded by the coding sequence ATGAGCACCGAGAAGACGCCGTATGCCGCTGACCTCGCTCCCAGCGAACCCAGCGGCTCGCGCGGGGCGAGCCCAGCGGCATACGGAACTGCTTCCGGGGACACCTTCCCCCGCCTCCTCGCCGGGCTCGCCGCCCAGCGCCCGAACGACACGGCCCTGCAGGAGAAGCGCTACGGTATCTGGCAGCCGCTGACCTGGGCCCAGTACAACAAGCGGGTCCGCGACTTCGCCCACGGACTCGCCGCCCTCGGCGTGGAGCGCGGCCAGATCGTCGCCGTGCTCGGCGACAACCGTCCAGAGTGGCTCATCGCCGAGCTCGCGGCCCAGAGCCTGGGCGCCTCGGTGGTCGGGGTCTACCCCACCAGCATCGGCGAGGAGCTGCACCACATCCTCACGCACTCCCGCGCGCGGGTCGTCATCGCAGAGGACCAGGAGCAGGTCGACAAGCTGATCCGGCTGCGCAGCGAGGCCGCCGACCTGCCGATGGAGACCGTCGTCTACTACGACCCGCACGGGCTCGAGGCCTACACCGACGAGTTCCTCACCGACTTCACCGCGGTCGAGGCGCAGGGCCGCGAATGGGGCGACGAGCACCCGGGGTGGCTCGACGAGCAGATCGCCTCAGGTCGACCCGAGGACGTCGCCGTCATCTGCACGACGTCCGGCACCACCTCCCGACCCAAGCTCGCCGAGCTCTCCCACGCCAACCTCCTCGCCATGGCCGAGCACCTCACGACGATCGACCCGATCGGCGCCCGGGACCGCTACGTGTCCTTCCTGCCCTTCGCGTGGATCGGCGAGCAGATGCTGGCCGTCGCGTGCGGCCTCTCCCGTGGGCTCACCCTCTCCTTCCCCGAGGACAGCGCGACCCAGAAGACCGACCTGCGCGAGATCGGTCCCAACGTGATGTTCTCGCCGCCGCGGATCTGGGAGTCGATGCTCTCCGAGGTCCAGGTGCGCATCGACGAGGCCGGCTGGCTCAAGCGCAAGGTCTTCGGCTGGGGCTATGCGATCGGCGACCGGGTCGCCGAGCAGCGGATCCACGGCAAGGCCAAGGCCATCGACCCGCTCTACTGGCTCGCCGACCAGGTCGCCCTCCGGCCGGTCCGCGACCAGCTGGGCCTCGCCCGCATCGACCACGCCTACACCGGCGGCGCCCCGCTCGGACCCGACGTCTTCCGTTTCTTCCACGCGATCGGCGTCAACCTCAAGCAGATCTACGGGCAGACCGAGATCTGCGGCATCGCCGTCGTCCACCGCGACGACGACATCGCCTTCGCGTCCGTGGGCACGCCGATCCCGGGCACCGAGATCCGGATCACCGACGAGGGCGAGATCCTCCTCCGATCGGCGTCGGTCTTCCGCGGCTACCACCGCAACCCCGAGGCCACGGCCGAGGCCGTCGACGCGGACGGCTGGCTCCACACCGGGGACGCCGGGTTCCTGGACGAGCAGGGCCATCTCGTCGTCATCGACCGCGCGAAGGACGTCCTGACGACCAGCGACGGCACCCGCTTCTCCAGCGCCTTCATCGAGAACAAGCTCAAGTTCTCGCCCTACGTCGAGGAGGCCGTCACCTTCCCGACGGACCACGGCATGACGGCGATGATCACCATCGACCCGATGACGACCGGGTCGTGGGCCGAGCACGAGCGCCTCAGCTACACGACGTACACCGACCTCGCCGGCAAGCAGGAGGTCCGCGACCTCATCGCCGAGGAGGTGCTGCGCGCCAACGAGGACCTTCCCGAGAGCATCCGGATCAAGCGGTTCGTCCTGCTCCACAAGCAGTTCGACCCGGACGACGACGAGATCACCCGCACCCGCAAGGTCCGGCGCAACGTCATCGCCGAGCGCTACGCCGACATCATCAACGGCCTGGCCGGCGGCTCGGACGACGTGACCATCCGCAGCCTCGTCACCTACCAGGACGGCAGCCAGGTGGAGCGCAACCTCGTGCTCAAGATCGTCGACATGTCCACCTTCCGCGCTCCCGAAGGCCGGGGGCGCCGACCCGTCTGGAGTGGCCGCCGATGA
- a CDS encoding ABC transporter substrate-binding protein, translated as MKFSTRIAAVATTAAAALALSACGGAATDTSPGDGGSGDTAPIKIGIIADRTGATGDVGTPYNDGMLGYIDWINAKGGIKGHQIDADSNDYAYLVPRAEELYKKYVNDGAVAIQGWGTGDSEALRTKVAADKLPFMSASYAEPLTDPKQSAYNFVVAPTYSDQMRVALNWIAKDAGGKAEVAVFHNDSPFGLAPVADGQKWVTEKGLNLGYKAYPMPKTPNQVGLLTQAKSQGAKYIVIQNVSSPAAQVAKDIKAQGLDMKIVCLNWCSDELFIKTAGADNAEGHVMVQPFAPPTAEKPGHKVIDDYLKSKGSSLADKGLHYAQGWYTMDVMAKGIEKALDAGGELTGESIKKALESVSVDTGGVVGAGTVSFTADSHRGSTGTGIYEVKAGQMVELAANQTPES; from the coding sequence ATGAAGTTCAGCACCCGCATAGCGGCGGTCGCCACGACGGCAGCCGCTGCACTCGCCCTGTCCGCGTGCGGCGGAGCAGCGACCGACACCAGCCCCGGCGACGGCGGCTCGGGCGACACCGCCCCGATCAAGATCGGCATCATCGCCGACCGCACCGGCGCCACCGGCGACGTCGGCACGCCGTACAACGACGGCATGCTCGGCTACATCGACTGGATCAACGCCAAGGGCGGGATCAAGGGCCACCAGATCGACGCCGACTCCAACGACTACGCCTACCTCGTGCCCCGGGCCGAGGAGCTCTACAAGAAGTACGTCAACGACGGCGCCGTCGCCATCCAGGGCTGGGGCACCGGTGACTCCGAGGCCCTGCGCACCAAGGTCGCCGCCGACAAGCTGCCGTTCATGTCGGCCTCCTACGCGGAGCCGCTGACCGACCCGAAGCAGTCCGCCTACAACTTCGTCGTCGCCCCGACCTACTCGGACCAGATGCGCGTCGCGCTCAACTGGATCGCCAAGGACGCCGGCGGCAAGGCCGAGGTCGCGGTCTTCCACAACGACAGCCCGTTCGGCCTCGCGCCGGTCGCCGACGGCCAGAAGTGGGTCACCGAGAAGGGCCTCAACCTTGGCTACAAGGCCTACCCGATGCCCAAGACCCCCAACCAGGTCGGCCTGCTCACCCAGGCGAAGAGCCAGGGCGCGAAGTACATCGTCATCCAGAACGTCTCGTCGCCGGCGGCCCAGGTCGCCAAGGACATCAAGGCCCAGGGCCTCGACATGAAGATCGTCTGCCTCAACTGGTGCTCTGACGAGCTGTTCATCAAGACGGCCGGCGCGGACAACGCCGAGGGCCACGTCATGGTCCAGCCGTTCGCCCCGCCGACCGCCGAGAAGCCCGGCCACAAGGTCATCGACGACTACCTCAAGAGCAAGGGCTCCTCGCTCGCCGACAAGGGTCTGCACTACGCGCAGGGCTGGTACACGATGGACGTCATGGCCAAGGGCATCGAGAAGGCCCTCGACGCTGGTGGCGAGCTGACCGGCGAGTCGATCAAGAAGGCCCTCGAGTCCGTCTCGGTCGACACCGGCGGCGTCGTCGGAGCCGGCACGGTCTCCTTCACGGCGGACTCGCACCGCGGGTCCACCGGCACCGGCATCTACGAGGTCAAGGCGGGCCAGATGGTCGAGCTCGCAGCGAACCAGACGCCGGAGTCATGA
- a CDS encoding IclR family transcriptional regulator, with protein sequence MPPTEVGDRDSRGSLGTVRNAVTLLELLGEGPAYQQLTDLADRSGMSVPTVHRLLRSLVLADLVEQDPRSSRYSLGPELVRLSHRYLARLPILGALAPYLAQLRDLVRATVVVQTLVRSAVVTIDRVDGPDAGLYREPHSVRNPLTTATGRLLGARAGDDEWKTMLELCPESDRARAEASREAWASAPWLLVEGNPLGPPGHVAVPLLGGQGTALATLAATVAPGTSREDVEAVAGHLARAGAAAVRTLGHA encoded by the coding sequence GTGCCGCCTACGGAGGTCGGGGACCGCGACTCGAGGGGCAGCCTCGGCACGGTCCGCAACGCCGTAACCCTCCTCGAGCTCCTCGGCGAGGGACCGGCCTACCAGCAGCTGACCGACCTCGCGGACCGCTCCGGGATGTCGGTGCCGACGGTCCACCGGCTGCTGCGCTCCCTCGTCCTCGCCGACCTCGTCGAGCAGGACCCGAGGTCCTCGCGCTACAGCCTCGGGCCCGAGCTGGTCCGGCTGTCGCACCGCTACCTCGCCCGGCTGCCCATCCTCGGTGCGCTCGCTCCCTACCTCGCGCAGCTGCGCGATCTCGTCCGCGCGACGGTCGTCGTGCAGACCCTCGTGCGCTCGGCCGTCGTCACCATCGACCGGGTCGACGGGCCGGACGCCGGGCTCTACCGCGAGCCGCACAGTGTCCGCAACCCCTTGACGACCGCCACCGGACGGCTCCTCGGGGCCCGCGCCGGCGACGACGAGTGGAAGACGATGCTCGAGCTGTGCCCCGAGTCCGACCGAGCCCGCGCCGAGGCGTCGCGGGAGGCCTGGGCCTCGGCCCCCTGGCTCCTGGTCGAGGGGAACCCCCTCGGTCCGCCGGGCCACGTGGCCGTGCCCCTGCTCGGGGGACAGGGCACCGCCCTCGCCACGCTGGCCGCCACGGTCGCGCCGGGGACCTCTCGCGAGGACGTCGAGGCCGTCGCCGGGCACCTGGCGCGCGCCGGTGCTGCCGCCGTGAGGACCCTGGGTCATGCCTGA
- a CDS encoding ABC transporter ATP-binding protein — protein MTSTPVSGTVAGAVAPGPATTDLLTINNVEVIYDDVILVLRGLSLAVPEGKIVALLGSNGAGKSTTLKAISGLLPTEHGEVTDGSILFGGKNVTHLDAAERVRLGLSLCMEGRHIFEHLTVEENLISGAYFRGRIDIQSDLAEVYALLPKLSDMRARVAGYLSGGEQQMLAIGRALMAKPKLLMLDEPSLGLAPLLVKEIFAFIKRVNEEMGLTVLVIEQNARRALEVADHGYIMEQGRIVLEGTAQELQENPDVKEFYLGLGESGGRKSFRDVKHYKRRKRWL, from the coding sequence ATGACCTCGACCCCTGTGAGCGGGACGGTGGCCGGCGCGGTAGCGCCCGGGCCGGCCACCACCGACCTGCTCACCATCAACAACGTCGAGGTCATCTACGACGACGTCATCCTCGTGCTCCGCGGGCTCTCGCTCGCGGTGCCCGAGGGCAAGATCGTCGCGCTGCTCGGCTCGAACGGCGCCGGCAAGTCGACGACCCTCAAGGCGATCTCCGGGCTGCTCCCGACCGAGCACGGCGAGGTCACCGACGGGTCGATCCTCTTCGGCGGCAAGAACGTCACCCACCTCGACGCCGCCGAGCGGGTCCGCCTGGGCCTCTCCCTCTGCATGGAGGGCAGGCACATCTTCGAGCACCTCACGGTCGAGGAGAACCTCATCTCCGGCGCCTACTTCCGCGGGCGCATCGACATCCAGAGCGACCTCGCCGAGGTGTATGCGCTCCTGCCGAAGCTCAGCGACATGCGGGCCCGGGTCGCGGGCTATCTCTCCGGCGGTGAGCAGCAGATGCTCGCCATCGGTCGCGCCCTGATGGCCAAGCCCAAGCTGCTCATGCTCGACGAGCCGTCGCTCGGCCTCGCCCCCCTGCTCGTCAAGGAGATCTTCGCCTTCATCAAGCGGGTCAACGAGGAGATGGGCCTGACCGTCCTCGTCATCGAGCAGAACGCCCGGCGCGCCCTCGAGGTCGCCGACCACGGCTACATCATGGAGCAGGGCCGGATCGTCCTCGAGGGCACCGCCCAGGAGCTGCAGGAGAACCCGGACGTCAAGGAGTTCTACCTCGGCCTCGGCGAGTCCGGCGGGCGGAAGAGCTTCCGCGACGTCAAGCACTACAAGCGCCGCAAGCGCTGGCTCTGA
- a CDS encoding branched-chain amino acid ABC transporter permease: MATATGIHHRTYRSELRLRHTKAEYFRLALMLVLLLAAPYVLDKYWLGIANVILISVIGAVGLNILVGFTGQISLGQGGFLAVGAFTSVIISDRAGVPVPISIAIAVLMTAAVGAFFGLPALRLKGLYLAIATLASQEIIMFVVRRWEWLTEGKGYLEVERLHVGGFQVERQMFEVQWYWILLALATLAVVVARNLFRTTLGRSFMAVRDQDIAAEAIGVNITRAKVTAFAVSSGFVGLAGALTAHYTETVTWERFTLDVSVLYLAMIIVGGLGSIAGAVYGAIFMGLLPALLTELVDVLGSSLPSLSDQLPALRNAVFGIAIIVFLLVEPRGLDRIWTRMKDYVRFWPFRY, encoded by the coding sequence ATGGCGACTGCCACCGGCATCCACCACCGGACCTACCGGTCCGAGCTGCGGCTGCGACACACGAAGGCGGAGTACTTCCGGCTCGCGCTCATGCTCGTGCTGCTCCTCGCCGCCCCCTACGTCCTCGACAAGTACTGGCTCGGCATCGCCAACGTCATCCTCATCTCGGTCATCGGCGCCGTCGGCCTCAACATCCTCGTCGGCTTCACCGGGCAGATCTCCCTCGGCCAGGGCGGCTTCCTCGCCGTCGGAGCCTTCACCTCCGTCATCATCTCCGACCGGGCGGGCGTGCCGGTGCCGATCAGCATCGCCATCGCGGTCCTCATGACCGCGGCCGTCGGAGCGTTCTTCGGCCTGCCGGCCCTGCGGCTCAAGGGCCTCTACCTCGCGATCGCGACCCTGGCGTCTCAGGAGATCATCATGTTCGTCGTACGCCGCTGGGAGTGGCTGACGGAGGGCAAGGGCTACCTCGAGGTGGAGCGGCTGCACGTCGGCGGGTTCCAGGTCGAGCGACAGATGTTCGAGGTCCAGTGGTACTGGATCCTCCTCGCGCTCGCGACCCTCGCCGTGGTCGTCGCCCGCAACCTCTTCCGGACCACGCTCGGCCGCAGCTTCATGGCCGTGCGCGACCAGGACATCGCGGCCGAGGCCATCGGTGTCAACATCACCCGCGCGAAGGTCACGGCCTTCGCCGTCTCGAGCGGCTTCGTCGGCCTCGCCGGCGCCCTCACCGCGCACTACACCGAGACCGTCACCTGGGAGCGCTTCACCCTCGACGTCTCGGTGCTCTACCTCGCGATGATCATCGTCGGTGGCCTCGGCAGCATCGCCGGCGCCGTCTACGGCGCGATCTTCATGGGCCTGCTCCCGGCCCTGCTCACGGAGCTCGTGGACGTGCTCGGCTCGAGCCTGCCGTCCCTGTCGGACCAGCTCCCGGCCCTCAGGAACGCGGTCTTCGGCATCGCGATCATCGTCTTCCTCCTCGTGGAACCTCGAGGACTCGACCGGATCTGGACCCGGATGAAGGACTACGTCCGGTTCTGGCCGTTCCGCTACTAG
- a CDS encoding branched-chain amino acid ABC transporter permease, with translation MNTFISLTIYGLSDGALLALAALGFVLIYKATRVINFAQGEFLLVGAYMFYTGFVVMRLPLIFAAVFGVLVAIVLGVVVERFILRPLIGEHAISVIMVTIGLSSVLKALVQIFYGTSVREQPPILPTGSIQVAGATVPVNRLIVIGIAVIVLFAFSAFFQRSRHGVAMRAVADDQQAALTMGISVKRIFSLAWVLAAVSALIAGVLLADLSAVEQGIAAFGLMVFPVVILGGLDSVPGTVVGGLVIGMLKQYVSGYADPGLAEVIPYIVLVAILVVRPYGIFGETRIERV, from the coding sequence ATGAACACCTTCATCTCGCTCACCATCTACGGCCTGTCCGACGGCGCGCTGCTCGCCCTCGCGGCGCTCGGGTTCGTGCTGATCTACAAGGCGACCCGCGTCATCAACTTCGCCCAGGGCGAGTTCCTCCTCGTCGGCGCCTACATGTTCTACACGGGCTTCGTCGTCATGCGACTGCCGCTCATCTTCGCCGCTGTCTTCGGCGTCCTCGTGGCGATCGTCCTCGGCGTCGTCGTCGAGCGCTTCATCCTGCGACCGCTCATCGGCGAGCACGCCATCAGCGTCATCATGGTCACGATCGGTCTGTCGTCGGTGCTCAAGGCCCTCGTCCAGATCTTCTACGGCACGTCCGTGCGCGAGCAGCCACCGATCCTGCCCACCGGCTCGATCCAGGTCGCCGGCGCCACGGTCCCCGTCAACCGGCTCATCGTCATCGGCATCGCCGTCATCGTGCTGTTCGCCTTCTCGGCGTTCTTCCAACGGTCCCGGCACGGCGTCGCCATGCGGGCCGTGGCCGACGACCAGCAGGCCGCCCTGACGATGGGCATCTCGGTCAAGCGGATCTTCAGCCTGGCGTGGGTCCTCGCGGCCGTCTCGGCTCTCATCGCCGGGGTGCTCCTCGCGGACCTCTCCGCGGTCGAGCAGGGCATCGCCGCGTTCGGCCTCATGGTCTTCCCGGTCGTCATCCTCGGCGGTCTCGACTCCGTGCCCGGCACGGTCGTCGGCGGGCTGGTGATCGGCATGCTCAAGCAGTACGTCTCGGGGTACGCCGATCCCGGCCTCGCCGAGGTGATCCCCTACATCGTGCTGGTGGCCATCCTCGTCGTTCGGCCCTACGGCATCTTCGGCGAGACACGGATCGAGAGGGTCTGA
- a CDS encoding phenylacetate--CoA ligase family protein, with product MSVDGSHTLTEAVEAYAAELAPAVGDVVRRAASVVPAFAERVLQAGLTVDDLAAGDLTALPILTKDDVLAQQQADPPFGGLLAPGAGVRRIFQSPGPIYEPELDETDPWRWASALAAAGIGSGDVVLNCFGYHLSPAGAMFEEGCRAVGAVVVPGGIGNQDLQARAIADLGVTAYVGLPSYLKALIDRFDELGLPVDRWRLRKALVTAEPLPDSLRALLQERVPTVLMSYGTAEVGLIGYETAPGSGLLPGPGLHVEVCDLATGAPVSDGEGQVVVTLQRLDYPLIRFGTGDLSAWMTGADGSARLAGVLGRVGEAVKVKGMFLHPRQAASVMSGVGGVAAWRFVIDRVNHKDELACEVVLDDPVNAGESGGDAERVLEQVRSSVRSGLRFAANVRRVEALPEGDFGRIVDARTWD from the coding sequence GTGTCGGTCGATGGTTCCCACACGCTCACCGAGGCAGTCGAGGCGTATGCCGCTGAGCTGGCTCCCGCTGTCGGCGACGTCGTGCGCCGGGCTGCGTCTGTCGTGCCGGCCTTCGCCGAGCGCGTCCTGCAGGCAGGTCTGACGGTCGACGACCTGGCCGCGGGCGACCTCACCGCCCTGCCGATCCTCACCAAGGACGACGTCCTCGCCCAGCAGCAGGCAGACCCGCCGTTCGGTGGTCTGCTCGCTCCCGGTGCTGGCGTGCGGCGGATCTTCCAGTCACCGGGGCCGATCTACGAGCCCGAGCTCGACGAGACCGACCCGTGGCGGTGGGCGTCGGCCCTGGCTGCCGCCGGGATCGGTTCCGGCGATGTCGTCCTCAACTGTTTCGGCTACCACCTGTCCCCCGCGGGCGCGATGTTCGAGGAGGGCTGCCGTGCGGTTGGGGCCGTGGTGGTGCCCGGTGGCATCGGCAACCAGGACCTGCAGGCCAGGGCCATCGCCGACCTTGGTGTCACGGCCTATGTCGGCTTGCCCAGCTATCTCAAGGCGCTGATCGACCGGTTCGACGAGCTCGGCCTGCCCGTCGACCGGTGGCGCCTCCGGAAGGCGCTCGTCACGGCGGAGCCGCTTCCGGACTCGCTGCGAGCGCTGCTCCAGGAACGGGTGCCCACGGTGCTGATGTCCTACGGGACCGCCGAGGTCGGGCTGATCGGATACGAGACCGCACCGGGCAGTGGCCTGCTGCCGGGGCCGGGCCTGCACGTCGAGGTGTGCGATCTCGCCACCGGGGCTCCGGTCTCAGACGGCGAGGGCCAGGTCGTCGTCACCCTCCAGCGGCTCGACTACCCGCTCATCCGCTTCGGCACCGGTGACCTTTCCGCGTGGATGACAGGGGCCGATGGCTCGGCGCGGCTGGCCGGGGTGCTCGGTCGAGTCGGTGAGGCGGTCAAGGTCAAGGGGATGTTCCTTCACCCGAGGCAGGCCGCCTCCGTGATGAGCGGAGTGGGTGGCGTCGCGGCGTGGCGCTTCGTCATCGACCGGGTCAACCACAAGGACGAGCTGGCCTGCGAGGTCGTCCTCGACGACCCAGTCAACGCTGGTGAGTCAGGCGGGGACGCCGAGCGGGTCCTCGAGCAGGTCCGGTCGTCGGTGCGGTCGGGGCTGCGCTTCGCGGCCAACGTCCGGCGGGTCGAGGCGCTGCCCGAAGGCGACTTCGGCCGCATCGTCGACGCCCGCACCTGGGATTGA